The Amphiura filiformis chromosome 12, Afil_fr2py, whole genome shotgun sequence genome includes a region encoding these proteins:
- the LOC140165505 gene encoding LOW QUALITY PROTEIN: uncharacterized protein (The sequence of the model RefSeq protein was modified relative to this genomic sequence to represent the inferred CDS: inserted 3 bases in 2 codons): MSESRENLEKQFEEDVDEMDVYESSSYETGSEKDEGSDGNLSDGDSVRRAENVVAGDAKSNDNECESDVLTSQYQQSRSSSTSKHVVNAGVDIQSPGKSSDNDDVDDVASSIGSLRSVHLMSEDEQVDTAMRLSLGEDIPITRKLSTSSSNDEGSDGSIKVVRESFWCQHCDASFSSKMVLQKHMEAVMLAKRYRPKSVGTDVTGASVIKDSWITPIYNSPKKRERESSPARAKVSRKKRKVQKQTKRDSRDSPSDWDCLNSVQMYSHTDSDSTCSETDASDSKPVYFKKWKVMMNSKATFFKDSNEVAMSLLYAKDAVNTTVPLRCDQNYAFLVDTRSLRHGGDLTCDETGKYKKPSYTKTNALVGNEEYTLVRKYMRHKDSPGFTRGFFELHKDGKRAHHMVIVRYEWKGRKGKLVITPHGRSKDQKNAEPFIRSKKLLIAELKTTQKKGSAQAVVNSMFDKEGGSENIQSFSSVPRDSWQIYRHSSSEHRVSNFQRVLELNMKGDFVKGVEFLHDGGGPKPRVFLCTDMQANDVKMFCCTDKTILSIDPTYDLDDFLLTASSFRHPMYVNKENGKQVLMPGPMMIHVKRDAETYGYFSQRLSTFIEDKTIHFYGTDGEKALVKGLESGKSFANSTHLMCMLHHKQNCKXKLQTLGVRKNKRQILRSIYGEQVLDVHHQGLVDSQSAEDFDSNLSNLQKTIWDQLETEETDKPPQFSEWFLKYKASEVRETMLKALRLEAGMGDATKYTTNDCESLNAMIKRWTDKKKMTWENICTSLQDFVDSKYKELELALHGSEDDVEVLSIGPEESGIXGFTIHELNEVWYQAGVLLGTKGSIIPIPLKKDSYMCFGGKVPIGVTERKKNEFACEILKCNSFVFHNKLFCHHTIAVAEKCGRLADFIASINAKKRSSTVNLVNNLLHQQCTGAGKKGNASKRKGPNNVLSKKDQRTAPPLQVSDTQSSSSSQPVASPQPFSVCFKAGVIRMCYGCGNRFADRLNTPPNDLILRRFDHREWYDKDRGNKRRSNQLNHTYYHLGMDCVRRRYPYTQIKDIIVYDEVKKSLTEDHVKKLRQFGIEV, translated from the exons ATGTCTGAAAGCCGAGAGAACTTAGAAAAGCAGTTCGAAGAAGATGTTGACGAGATGGATGTTTATGAATCAAGCTCATA TGAAACAGGAAGTGAGAAGGATGAAGGCAGTGATGGCAATTTGTCAGATGGTGATAGCGTAAGACGTGCCGAGAATGTG GTTGCTGGTGATGCCAAATCCAATGACAATGAGTGTGAATCTGATGTTCTAACATCGCAGTATCAGCAAAGTCGGTCATCATCCACTTCCAAGCATGTGGTTAATGCTGGTGTTGATATTCAATCACCTGGTAAAAGTTCAGATAATGATGATGTGGATGATGTTGCTTCTTCTATTGGAAGTTTAAG ATCTGTACACCTGATGTCAGAAGATGAACAAGTGGATACTGCTATGAGACTATCCTTGGGTGAAGATATTCCCATTACAAGGAAATTGTCCACCAGCAGTAGCAATGATGAAGGGAGCGATGGAAGTATCAAAGTTGTGAGGGAAAGTTTCTGGTGCCAGCATTGTGATGCTTCTTTCAGTTCCAAAATGGTACTGCAAAAGCACATGGAAGCAGTCATGTTAGCCAAAAGGTACAGGCCAAAATCAGTAGGCACAGATGTTACAGGTGCTTCGGTTATCAAAGATTCATGGATAACACCCATTTATAATAGTCCCAAGAAGAGGGAGAGGGAAAGTTCCCCAGCCCGTGCCAAAGTAtcgagaaagaaaagaaaagtacaAAAGCAAACCAAACGAGATAGCCGAGATAGCCCCTCTGATTGGGACTGTCTGAATAGTGTCCAAATGTACAGTCATACGGACAGTGATAGCACATGTAGTGAAACTGACGCTAGTGACAGCAAACCAGTTTACTTCAAAAAATGGAAAGTAATGATGAACAGCAAGGCAACGTTCTTTAAGGACTCGAATGAAGTCGCAATGTCCTTACTTTACGCTAAAGATGCGGTCAATACAACAGTCCCGCTTCGATGTGATCAAAATTATGCATTCTTAGTGGACACACGTTCACTTCGACATGGTGGTGATCTTACTTGCGATGAGACTGGAAAGTACAAGAAACCATCATATACCAAAACAAACGCTTTGGTGGGGAATGAAGAGTACACCCTGGTACGCAAGTATATGAGACACAAGGACTCGCCAGGGTTCACGAGAGGATTCTTTGAACTACACAAAGATGGCAAAAGAGCGCACCACATGGTGATTGTTCGCTACGAGTGGAAAGGGAGAAAAGGGAAGCTGGTTATAACACCACATGGTAGGAGCAAAGACCAGAAGAATGCTGAACCCTTTATCAGATCCAAAAAATTGCTTATAGCAGAGcttaaaacaacacagaaaaaagGATCAGCACAAGCAGTAGTCAACAGCATGTTTGACAAGGAAGGGGGATCAGAAAATATACAATCCTTTTCTTCTGTTCCTCGGGACAGTTGGCAAATATATAGGCATAGCTCTAGTGAGCATAGAGTTTCCAACTTTCAGAGGGTCCTTGAGCTTAACATGAAGGGTGACTTTGTAAAAGGGGTTGAATTCCTTCACGATGGAGGAGGCCCGAAGCCAAGGGTATTCCTTTGCACAGACATGCAGGCCAATGATGTGAAGATGTTTTGCTGCACTGATAAAACAATACTAAGTATTGACCCTACATATGACTTGGATGATTTTCTCCTCACTGCTTCTTCATTTCGGCACCCAATGTATGTAAACAAAGAAAATGGGAAGCAGGTATTAATGCCAGGGCCCATGATGATCCATGTGAAGAGGGATGCTGAGACatatggatatttttcccaaCGGCTCTCCACATTCATAGAAGACAAAACAATACATTTTTATGGGACAGATGGAGAGAAGGCGCTAGTGAAGGGTCTTGAAAGTGGTAAGAGTTTCGCAAACTCTACCCACTTGATGTGCATGCTGCACCATAAACAGAATTGCAA GAAGCTGCAGACACTAGGGGTGAGGAAGAATAAGCGCCAGATTTTACGATCAATCTACGGTGAACAAGTTCTAGATGTCCATCACCAAGGACTCGTAGACAGTCAGTCTGCAGAAGACTTTGATTCCAATTTGTCCAACTTGCAGAAGACTATCTGGGACCAGTTGGAGACAGAGGAGACCGACAAACCCCCTCAATTTTCTGAGTGGTTTCTTAAGTACAAGGCAAGTGAGGTGAGAGAAACAATGCTAAAAGCCCTTCGCCTTGAAGCAGGTATGGGTGATGCTACAAAGTACACAACCAATGATTGTGAGTCTTTGAATGCCATGATCAAGCGCTGGACAGATAAGAAGAAGATGACCTGGGAAAACATCTGCACTTCACTACAAGACTTTGTAGATTCCAAGTACAAGGAACTTGAATTGGCTCTCCATGGGAGTG AAGATGATGTAGAAGTGCTGTCGATAGGCCCAGAAGAGAGTGGGA GGGGATTCACAATACATGAACTCAATGAAGTGTGGTATCAGGCTGGTGTCTTACTTGGAACCAAGGGTTCCATCATCCCTATCCCACTCAAGAAGGACTCATACATGTGCTTTGGTGGGAAAGTGCCAATAGGGGTGACAGAGCGAAAGAAAAATGAGTTTGCATGTGAAATATTAAAGTGCAATTCATTTGTCTTTCACAACAAGTTATTCTGCCACCATACAATTGCGGTGGCAGAAAAATGTGGAAGACTAGCGGATTTCATCGCTTCCATCAATGCAAAAAAAAGATCGTCCACTGTCAATCTTGTAAACAACCTCCTCCACCAGCAATGTACAGGAGCAGGTAAAAAGGGCAATGCATCAAAAAGAAAAGGACCCAACAATGTTCTTAGTAAAAAGGATCAACGCACCGCTCCACCCCTTCAGGTGTCTGATACTCAAAGTAGTAGCAGCAGCCAGCCAGTGGCATCACCCCAGCCTTTTTCAGTATGCTTCAAGGCTGGGGTTATCAGGATGTGTTACGGGTGCGGAAATCGTTTTGCAGACAGACTGAACACACCACCAAATGATCTTATACTTCGGAGATTCGACCACCGTGAATGGTATGACAAGGACAGAGGTAATAAGAGGAGGAGCAACCAACTAAACCACACATACTACCATCTGGGCATGGATTGCGTTCGACGCAGGTATCCCTACACCCAAATTAAAGATATAATAGTCTATGACGAGGTTAAGAAATCACTCACAGAAGATCATGTGAAGAAACTTAGACAATTTGGCATTGAGGTTTAA